A part of Drosophila ananassae strain 14024-0371.13 chromosome 2R, ASM1763931v2, whole genome shotgun sequence genomic DNA contains:
- the LOC6507192 gene encoding ubiquitin-protein ligase E3A: MSGGSNEEQQQQQLPGVSSIASGSGAVSGGGRATPEMKRSEVRSLIQRYFHQLQSGCGNAHCTNANCASSGKVAPMTANEVAAKALQLFSQDAQLCEPVSSPQDVDMLSPNDSSSSSSGSGSSTSTITSTSTATTTSTKSQSQSQSASRNVVVAVLNEDPILSVPPLDLSGLEPSSGGSGPCTPTLPPVQSLEANSLIALFEQCRAGDSYDLICHAIGDVFSNVDRLSKSFIRSADSEASSGLQELLANPPEALNKEQLRTLEGEHDKDEDSTQQEQEELEEEAPATTPTTELINREAPAEIEAEPEDEDVTMAHVSGEEDSVEDPSQSSDTKVDFHGLRRVQRLLFGSQTRVVTEKLTTSVIQLADWVHYMRPDWEKVIHCLVICFDLATNTNNSVVDMDYLDRVLPKLCHAAAAMPVPAQARLARIWAAHCSDQLQALVAACQQQITLQVLLDEDAVRENERIISVTKVLKIVFYANILASELEHPSCRVPLDDRIDMAASSSSAGGAIEDDLFVYSSLLQPHMPKFAEDQLEKALQISAIDCRRPLIPLEEFYNEALSENIQMHHDYLSYKALAMESEMGSGHTFSFMLYAFILTPATKVDALYYDSRMRMYSERYSSMINNFGHDGQDGMPRPDLKLTVRRDQLINDALIGLELVAMSNPKDLKKQLVVEFVGEQGIDEGGVSKEFFQLIVEEIFNPAFGMFVQQDETNNMWFNATPFENGAQFTLIGIIIGLAIYNNVILAVNFPMVVYRKLMGYCGTFADLADWSPTLHKSLQSLLDYQGQDMEEVFDQTFRISYSNVFGEMVEHELVPNGKDLLVGQHNKQLFVNLYSDFLLNTNIQQQFNAFRKGFEMVTDESPLKLLFRPEDIEMLVCGSREFDFVELEHSTEYEGGYTEETKIIQDFWSIVHAMPIESKRKLLEFTTGSARVPVGGLKCLRLLITRHGPDSDRLPTSHTCFNVLLLPEYSSREKLEERLLKAINYSKGFGML, encoded by the exons ATGAGTGGCGGAAGCAACGaagaacagcagcagcagcagctgccagGTGTTTCCAG CATCGCATCCGGATCTGGAGCAGTTTCGGGAGGCGGCCGGGCCACGCCGGAAATGAAGCGTTCCGAAGTTCGCAGCTTGATCCAAAGATACTTCCACCAACTGCAGTCTGGTTGCGGGAATGCTCACTGCACCAACGCCAATTGCGCCTCCAGCGGCAAGGTGGCGCCCATGACGGCCAACGAGGTGGCGGCCAAAGCCCTGCAGCTCTTCTCGCAAGATGCACAGCTTTGCGAGCCGGTCAGTAG TCCCCAGGATGTGGACATGCTGTCGCCTAATGACAGTAGTAGTAGCAGTAGCGGTAGTGGAAGCTCTACCAGCACAATCACTTCTACCAGCactgccaccaccaccagcacgaAATCACAATCCCAATCACAGAGTGCTTCGCGTAATGTGGTGGTGGCAGTTTTAAACGAGGACCCCATCTTGAGTGTGCCTCCCTTGGATTTGAGCGGCCTTGAGCCTTCATCCGGGGGCTCAGGTCCATGCACACCAACTTTACCGCCTGTTCAGAGCTTGGAAGCGAATAGCCTGATAGCTCTCTTCGAGCAGTGTCGGGCTGGAGACAGCTACGATTTAATCTGTCACGCGATCGGTGATGTTTTTTCCAATGTGGATCGACTGAGCAAGAGTTTCATAAGAAGCGCAGATTCGGAGGCTTCCAGTGGCCTTCAGGAGTTACTGGCTAATCCACCCGAGGCTCTTAACAAGGAGCAGCTGCGCACTCTGGAGGGCGAGCACGACAAGGACGAGGACAGCACTCAGCAAGAGCAAGAAGAACTAGAAGAAGAGGCGCCGGCAACTACACCGACAACAGAATTAATAAACCGGGAAGCTCCAGCCGAAATAGAGGCAGAGCCCGAGGACGAGGATGTGACCATGGCCCATGTGTCCGGTGAGGAAGATTCCGTGGAAGATCCATCTCAGAGCAGTGACACTAAGGTGGACTTTCATGGTCTCCGCCGTGTGCAGCGACTCCTCTTCGGCTCCCAAACGCGAGTCGTCACAGAGAAGCTGACCACCAGTGTCATCCAGCTGGCGGACTGGGTGCATTACATGCGGCCCGATTGGGAGAAGGTTATACATTGCCTCGTTATCTGCTTCGACCTGGCCACAAATA ccAACAACAGTGTGGTAGACATGGATTATCTAGACAGGGTTCTGCCCAAGCTCTGTCATGCAGCGGCCGCTATGCCCGTGCCGGCACAGGCTCGTCTAGCCAGAATATGGGCTGCTCATTGTTCGGATCAGTTACAGGCTTTGGTTGCTGCCTGTCAGCAACAGATTACTCTTCAGGTGCTCCTCGACGAGGACGCGGTGCGCGAGAACGAACGCATTATCAGCGTTACCAAAGTTTTAAag attgTCTTCTACGCTAACATATTGGCTAGTGAACTCGAGCATCCCTCTTGCCGTGTGCCGTTGGATGACCGGATTGATATGGCGGCGAGCTCTTCGTCTGCTGGCGGAGCTATCGAGGATGACTTGTTCGTCTACAGTTCGCTGTTGCAGCCGCACATGCCGAAGTTTGCCGAGGACCAATTAGAGAAGGCGTTGCAGATTTCGGCCATCGACTGTCGGCGACCATTGATTCCGCTGGAGGAGTTCTACAATGAGGCGCTAAGCGAAAACATTCAAATGCACCACGACTACCTTTCATACAAGGCACTGGCCATGGAGAGTGAAATGGGCTCCGGCCACACCTTCTCATTCATGCTGTATGCGTTCATCCTGACGCCGGCCACCAAAGTTGATGCGCTCTACTACGACAGTCGAATGCGAATGTATAGCGAGCGCTACTCCTCAATGATCAACAACTTTGGCCACGACGGTCAGGATGGCATGCCTCGTCCGGATCTCAAGCTGACAGTGCGTCGCGATCAGCTCATCAACGATGCACTCATCGGG CTGGAACTAGTGGCCATGAGCAATCCGAAGGATCTCAAGAAGCAGTTGGTGGTGGAGTTTGTGGGCGAGCAGGGCATCGACGAGGGCGGCGTTTCCAAAGAGTTCTTCCAGCTGATTGTGGAGGAAATATTCAACCCGGCTTTCGGAATGTTTGTGCAGCAAGACGAAACCAATAATATGTG GTTCAACGCCACACCCTTCGAAAATGGGGCACAATTCACACTTATAGGAATTATCATCGGACTGGCGATCTACAATAACGTCATTTTGGCCGTAAACTTTCCCATGGTTGTCTACCGCAAGCTGATGGGCTACTGCGGTACGTTTGCCGATCTGGCCGACTGGAGTCCAACGCTGCACAAGAGCTTACAGTCGCTACTGGACTATCAGGGCCAGGACATGGAGGAGGTATTCGACCAAACGTTCAGGATCAGCTACAGCAACGTGTTCGGCGAGATGGTGGAGCACGAGCTGGTGCCAAATGGCAAGGATTTGCTGGTTGGTCAGCACAACAAGCAGCTATTTGTAAATTTATACAGCGACTTCTTGCTGAACACCAACATCCAGCAGCAGTTCAATGCCTTCCGCAAGGGCTTCGAAATGGTGACAGACGAGTCGCCGCTCAAGTTGCTCTTCCGGCCGGAGGATATTGAAATGCTTGTCTGCGGTAGTCGA GAATTTGACTTCGTGGAGCTGGAACACTCCACAGAGTACGAAGGTGGCTATACGGAGGAAACGAAAATTATACAGGATTTCTGGAGCATCGTTCATGCTATGCCAATTGAATCAAAACGAAAGCTGCTCGAATTCACCACAGGATCGGCGCGGGTGCCGGTGGGCGGGCTTAAGTGCCTGCGTCTGCTGATCACCCGTCATGGACCGGACAGCGACCGACTGCCCACCTCGCACACCTGCTTCAACGTTCTACTGCTGCCGGAGTACAGCAGTCGGGAGAAGCTGGAGGAGCGCCTGCTAAAGGCTATTAACTACTCAAAGGGATTCGGCATGCTATAG
- the LOC6507878 gene encoding protein FAM91A1: MTEKEEQSSSGSVAGGGNGSAGGRVGSNCQAQLQQCVRGNVSWQLLPVHLRSVLHNQRDYEKFAFNYSLKNQLRFRGNLAAKVFRREQRYYELLIQKSINGLGAFPYHLADIVTKGLRVTPFNYYLDVLGQLLKSDKSYDTLPNFTAADCLRVLGIGRNEYLALISDLKTHTPRSLLFGSRPNPLDFLPRFPVRIHMEPWWRLDIGYVLETDIKYLTPAERGLLDDLIDFGAQPAGKCDYEVVHSLYKKGLIYLDVPISGEDRISIPPLRNFVMNRVSGDYFENLLYKIFVSADEHMTIAELAHMLQLELDSVKQAVSFICRLGFAHRKQDAVQEQQNQANHHSWEGYNQQQIPETPQITPLNYNLHASSFDFDQSPKSPKTPREKDKDKDSSSIGYLSSDGNTSDFSFANLNTTPQEPTNNSDEQDLSSELEDLSDRTTKPPAVAAPVPAPPAPKSGKRVGFLFDSTLTAFLMMGNLSPGLKNHAVTMFEVGKLCEESLDSFLAELEQVSLLDAEGEGDVSRYFAHAVILRSTICSLRHLLPGGLDLLRLECLEGLDRQTRDRVLEKKYKFIIAASPLTASLSHTFSIPYFGQFLRSSDVAPMWSKLFYNHITGYGPPSLLLCRGTVLKSLPRLFLGYGKLLVNILHSDSYVLNSENFRNVNEQLKNGCVLLQGYGIRTPGALHYESFPFQPADTRQAKWAAHRAVQRLSNLIDLRQQCGYITFLNTGVPDLGCEEYELRVRLKPMQRQKRSSITPAPSKFLNVPNSEAATPATAEITSFPLKSPDENHFATTPEHGPANEFTSPDCSQVLASELAKCSSRADLLSQSSVEIPMAEEEVSPVEEEEDATEEWTLLEVNFGVPLFDVDTNTRICEQLVRGLCNDSNLNALASVTAQSQTLFLEFVRQCLYFEDDPAREPLQAARPLPHPRISLAFENGHVAHWNGR, from the exons ATGACGGAGAAAGAGGAGCAATCCAGTTCCGGAAGCGTGGCTGGAGGTGGTAATGGTAGTGCTGGGGGCAGGGTTGGTAGCAACTGCCAAGCCCAACTGCAGCAATGCGTGCGTGGTAATGTGTCCTGGCAGCTGCTGCCCGTCCACCTGCGATCTGTGCTGCACAACCAGCGCGACTATGAAAAGTTTGCTTTCAACTACAGCCTGAAGAATCAGCTTCGTTTCCGCGGAAATCTGGCTGCCAAGGTGTTCCGCCGGGAGCAGCGCTACTATGAGCTATTAATCCAAAAAAGCATAAACGGCCTGGGCGCCTTTCCGTACCATCTGGCCGATATTGTTACAAAGGGATTGCGGGTTACGCCCTTCAATTACTACCTGGACGTCCTGGGACAGCTGCTTAAGAGCGACAAGAGCTATGATACATTGCCAAACTTTACGGCCGCCGACTGTCTACGGGTGTTGGGAATAGGCCGGAATGAATATCTGGCCCTGATCAGCGACTTGAAGACTCATACGCCGCGTTCCCTGCTTTTTGGATCTCGACCCAATCCGCTGGACTTTCTGCCACGATTCCCCGTCCGCATCCACATGGAGCCGTGGTGGCGTCTGGATATTGGCTACGTCTTGGAGACGGACATCAAGTATTTGACGCCAGCAGAGCGTGGCCTGCTGGATGATCTAATCGACTTTGGAGCCCAGCCGGCGGGCAAGTGCGACTACGAGGTGGTGCACAGCTTGTACAAGAAGGGACTCATCTATCTGGACGTGCCCATCAGCGGCGAGGATCGCATATCCATTCCACCGCTCCGAAACTTCGTGATGAACCGTGTGAGCGGCGACTACTTTGAGAATCTTCTCTACAAGATCTTTGTTAGCGCCGATGAGCACATGACCATTGCCGAGCTGGCGCATATGCTGCAGCTGGAGCTCGATAGTGTGAAGCAAGCGGTGTCCTTCATATGCCGCCTGGGCTTTGCCCATCGGAAGCAGGACGCAGTGCAGGAGCAACAGAACCAGGCTAATCATCACAGCTGGGAGGGCTACAACCAGCAGCAAATTCCCGAGACGCCACAAATCACTCCGCTCAATTACAACCTACATGCTAGTAGCTTTGATTTCGATCAGAGTCCCAAGTCCCCGAAGACTCCCAGGGAGAAGGATAAGGACAAGGACAGCAGTTCCATTGGTTACCTATCTTCGGATGGCAACACCAGTGACTTTAGCTTCGCCAATTTAAACACCACTCCCCAGGAACCGACGAACAATAGTGACGAGCAGGATTTGAGCTCGGAACTGGAGGATCTGAGCGATAGGACTACCAAGCCACCGGCTGTCGCGGCGCCTGTTCCTGCTCCTCCGGCACCAAAGAGCGGCAAGCGAGTGGGTTTCCTCTTCGACTCCACTCTCACCGCTTTTCTGATGATGGGCAATCTGTCACCGGGCCTGAAGAACCACGCCGTGACCATGTTCGAGGTGGGCAAGTTGTGCGAGGAGAGTCTTGACAGTTTTTTGGCCGAACTGGAGCAGGTGTCACTGCTGGACGCGGAAGGAGAGGGCGACGTGTCCCGCTATTTCGCCCATGCCGTCATTTTGAGGTCCACCATCTGCTCCTTGCGCCATTTGCTTCCCGGCGGCTTAGATCTTCTTCGGTTGGAGTGTCTGGAGGGCTTGGACCGGCAGACACGGGACCGAgtacttgaaaaaaaatacaagttcATTATCGCTGCCTCGCCGCTGACGGCGTCGCTGAGTCATACTTTTAGCATTCCATACTTTGGCCAATTTTTACGTAGCTCCGATGTGGCGCCTATGTGGAGCAAGCTCTTTTACAACCATATCACAG GTTATGGACCACCCAGTTTACTCCTATGCCGTGGAACCGTGCTCAAATCGCTGCCCCGCTTGTTCCTTGGATACGGGAAACTGTTGGTTAATATCCTGCACTCCGATTCGTATGTCCTTAACTCAGAGAACTTCCGCAACGTGAATGAGCAGCTTAAGAATGGCTGTGTTTTGCTACAAGGCTATGGGATCCGGACACCCGGAGCTCTTCATTACGAGTCGTTTCCATTCCAACCGGCGGACACGCGCCAAGCCAAATGGGCCGCCCATCGGGCTGTTCAACGGCTGTCCAACCTGATAGATTTACGCCAGCAATGCGGCTACATAACATTCCTTAACACGGGCGTACCGGATCTCGGGTGCGAGGAGTACGAGTTGAGGGTGCGCCTGAAGCCGATGCAACGCCAGAAGCGCTCCTCAATAACCCCAGCGCCCAGCAAATTCCTAAATGTGCCAAACAGCGAGGCAGCCACGCCCGCCACTGCTGAAATTACCAGTTTCCCCCTGAAGAGCCCGGATGAGAATCATTTCGCGACCACTCCAGAGCACGGTCCAGCTAACGAGTTCACCTCGCCAGACTGCAGTCAAGTGCTGGCCAGTGAACTGGCTAAGTGTAGCAGCCGGGCGGATCTGCTGTCGCAGAGTTCCGTAGAGATACCGATGGCCGAGGAGGAAGTCTCCCCCGTGGAAGAAGAGGAGGATGCGACCGAAGAGTGGACTCTTCTGGAAGTCAATTTCGGGGTTCCCCTTTTCGACGTGGACACCAATACGCGTATTTGTGAACAGCTAGTCCGGGGACTGTGCAATGACTCCAACTTGAATGCCCTCGCTTCCGTCACCGCACAGTCGCAGACTCTATTCCTGGAGTTTGTGCGGCAGTGCCTCTACTTTGAGGATGATCCGGCAAGGGAGCCGCTGCAGGCGGCCAGGCCCCTGCCGCATCCCAGAATCAGTCTGGCCTTTGAGAACGGACATGTTGCACACTGGAACGGCCGTTAG